Proteins co-encoded in one Lineus longissimus chromosome 11, tnLinLong1.2, whole genome shotgun sequence genomic window:
- the LOC135495630 gene encoding uncharacterized protein LOC135495630 isoform X2, translated as MLGHKLIVQSQRLARMGLGNRSVLKEGFCGVVSPLLTSDPQNQNKQARVWAGGILSANFKTSSTPDAPLANVKFIEEEEDPYDGLVEDLVAGEHEFERDRSRELSQTVEYYQNTLPSDDVVDQSVPLSLNIHQNVLAASDSVPSSVHSTAMEQVESYDCRGSVSLHSVMQSMVPEPYQPTSTAPTHVNMPGGGHQMTLKYLNDRELDLHQSRHHSTSAAYRKQITRNLSTYRILNASVDMQGVQGDIESLEKVSGGPSPQGVQGENDARFALWMKNCGQFGDCTEQLDAVRSGRKTLQQIFDEQDEQIRLAAEKLEMSLPEQSRD; from the exons ATGTTAGGACACAAACTAATCGTTCAAAGCCAGCGCCTTGCGCGTATGGGCCTTGGAAATCGGTCCGTTTTGAAGGAGGGTTTCTGTGGTGTTGTGTCCCCTTTGTTGACCTCTGACCCCCAGAACCAAAACAAACAAGCACGTGTGTGGGCTGGAGGGATTCTTTCTGCAAACTTCAAGACGTCCAGCACCCCAGATGCACCTCTGGCAAATGTGAAGTTCATTGAGGAGGAAGAAGATCCTTATGATGGACTTGTCGAAGATTTAGTTGCTGGTGAACACGAGTTTGAACGCGATCGCAGCAGGGAACTTTCTCAGACGGTCGAATATTACCAAAATACATTGCCGAGTGATGACGTTGTTGACCAGTCTGTTCCCCTTTCCTTGAACATTCACCAAAATGTGCTGGCTGCGTCGGATAGCGTACCAAGTTCTGTTCACTCCACTGCCATGGAACAGGTTGAGAGCTATGATTGCAGAGGGTCTGTGAGCCTTCACAGTGTGATGCAAAGTATGGTCCCGGAGCCCTACCAGCCAACCAGCACTGCGCCGACCCATGTGAATATGCCAGGGGGAGGCCACCAAATGACACTGAAGTATCTTAATGACCGCGAACTGGACTTGCATCAGTCTCGACACCATTCAACTTCAGCTGCGTACAGAAAGCAAATAACAAGGAACCTCTCCACGTATCGTATTCTCAATGCATCCGTTGATATGCAGGGTGTCCAAGGTGACATTGAAAGCCTCGAAAAAGTATCGGGTGGGCCCTCCCCACAAGGTGTTCAGGGTGAGAACGATGCACGATTTGCACTTTGGATGAAGAACTGCGGTCAGTTTGGTGACTGTACTGAACAGCTAGACGCCGTAAGGAGTGGTCGCAAAACGCTTCAGCAGATCTTTGATGAACAAGATGAACAGATCAGATTGGCAGCGGAAAAACTTGAAATGTCACTGCCTGAACAATCT cggGATTGA
- the LOC135495630 gene encoding uncharacterized protein LOC135495630 isoform X1: MLGHKLIVQSQRLARMGLGNRSVLKEGFCGVVSPLLTSDPQNQNKQARVWAGGILSANFKTSSTPDAPLANVKFIEEEEDPYDGLVEDLVAGEHEFERDRSRELSQTVEYYQNTLPSDDVVDQSVPLSLNIHQNVLAASDSVPSSVHSTAMEQVESYDCRGSVSLHSVMQSMVPEPYQPTSTAPTHVNMPGGGHQMTLKYLNDRELDLHQSRHHSTSAAYRKQITRNLSTYRILNASVDMQGVQGDIESLEKVSGGPSPQGVQGENDARFALWMKNCGQFGDCTEQLDAVRSGRKTLQQIFDEQDEQIRLAAEKLEMSLPEQSVSAGTPPSATSISTRNSESGGEKPEQPPSQRQRLKMAIRDYGSTVIVFHVGISIMSLAGFYALVQSGIDVVGILGKLGVGQAFLESKLAAGTSTFVVAYAVHKVFAPVRIGITLTATPFIVRYLRRVGVLKVKKAVSK; the protein is encoded by the exons ATGTTAGGACACAAACTAATCGTTCAAAGCCAGCGCCTTGCGCGTATGGGCCTTGGAAATCGGTCCGTTTTGAAGGAGGGTTTCTGTGGTGTTGTGTCCCCTTTGTTGACCTCTGACCCCCAGAACCAAAACAAACAAGCACGTGTGTGGGCTGGAGGGATTCTTTCTGCAAACTTCAAGACGTCCAGCACCCCAGATGCACCTCTGGCAAATGTGAAGTTCATTGAGGAGGAAGAAGATCCTTATGATGGACTTGTCGAAGATTTAGTTGCTGGTGAACACGAGTTTGAACGCGATCGCAGCAGGGAACTTTCTCAGACGGTCGAATATTACCAAAATACATTGCCGAGTGATGACGTTGTTGACCAGTCTGTTCCCCTTTCCTTGAACATTCACCAAAATGTGCTGGCTGCGTCGGATAGCGTACCAAGTTCTGTTCACTCCACTGCCATGGAACAGGTTGAGAGCTATGATTGCAGAGGGTCTGTGAGCCTTCACAGTGTGATGCAAAGTATGGTCCCGGAGCCCTACCAGCCAACCAGCACTGCGCCGACCCATGTGAATATGCCAGGGGGAGGCCACCAAATGACACTGAAGTATCTTAATGACCGCGAACTGGACTTGCATCAGTCTCGACACCATTCAACTTCAGCTGCGTACAGAAAGCAAATAACAAGGAACCTCTCCACGTATCGTATTCTCAATGCATCCGTTGATATGCAGGGTGTCCAAGGTGACATTGAAAGCCTCGAAAAAGTATCGGGTGGGCCCTCCCCACAAGGTGTTCAGGGTGAGAACGATGCACGATTTGCACTTTGGATGAAGAACTGCGGTCAGTTTGGTGACTGTACTGAACAGCTAGACGCCGTAAGGAGTGGTCGCAAAACGCTTCAGCAGATCTTTGATGAACAAGATGAACAGATCAGATTGGCAGCGGAAAAACTTGAAATGTCACTGCCTGAACAATCTGTAAGTGCGGGCACGCCCCCTAGTGCTACTAGTATTAGTACCCGTAATTCTGAGAGTGGTGGTGAGAAACCTGAACAACCGCCAAGTCAACGTCAGCGTTTAAAAATGGCGATTCGCGATTATGGGTCCACAGTTATAGTCTTTCATGTGGGAATTTCTATTATGTCTCTTGCTGGATTTTATGCTTTAGTTCAAAG cggGATTGACGTGGTTGGAATCCTAGGAAAACTCGGCGTAGGACAAGCGTTCTTAGAATCAAAACTAGCTGCTGGAACTAGTACGTTTGTTGTTGCCTACGCTGTTCATAAAGTCTTTGCTCCAGTTCGGATTGGAATCACTCTAACTGCGACACCGTTTATCGTGAGATACCTTCGGCGAGTAGGGGTCCTAAAGGTGAAGAAAGCTGTTAGTAAATAG
- the LOC135495903 gene encoding cytosolic iron-sulfur assembly component 2B-like, which translates to MAPVADNLENANPTIYRQTEKRTVTAEDEDDQVVDKIDSREVFDLIRDINDPEHPLSLEELNVVELTKVEVDDTANRVEILFTPTIPHCSMATLIGLSIRVKLLRSLPSRFKVDVKITPGAHASEHAVNKQLADKERVAAALENNHLLEVVNQCLAKRG; encoded by the exons ATGGCGCCGGTGGCTGACAACTTGGAAAATGCCAATCCAACAATTTACCGTCAGACAGAAAAAAGAACGGTGACAGCCGAAGATGAAGACGATCAAGTTGTTGACAAGATCGATTCTCGAGAGGTCTTTG ATCTCATCCGTGATATCAACGACCCAGAACATCCACTCTCACTAGAGGAACTGAATGTTGTGGAGCTGACAAAAGTCGAAGTTGACGACACTGCCAATAGAGTGGAGATCCTATTCACACCCACAATTCCACATTGTAGTATGGCCACTCTGATTGGTTTGTCTATAAGAGTCAAACTGCTGCGGTCGCTACCTTCCAGATTCAAGGTTGATGTCAAGATCACCCCAGGGGCGCATGCATCTGAACATGCTG TGAACAAACAGCTTGCAGACAAGGAGAGAGTGGCTGCTGCGCTGGAGAACAATCATCTCCTGGAAGTGGTCAACCAGTGCCTAGCAAAAAGGGGTTAA
- the LOC135496166 gene encoding programmed cell death protein 5-like has product MDDAELNAIRQQRLAELQSQGYGGGQGQGQGGPSPEQQEEMQRQATDQKNSILSQVLVQEARARLNTIAVTKPDKARAVEGMLIQMARSGQISPANKLKDDQLKQLLTEVSQRTQKCTTVKFNRRRVDSDDDDY; this is encoded by the exons ATGGATGACGCCGAGTTGAATGCGATTCGACAGCAACGACTTGCTGAGCTCCAGAGTCAGGGCTACGGG GGTGGCCAAGGCCAAGGGCAGGGAGGGCCTTCACCCGAGCAGCAAGAGGAAATGCAAAGGCAGGCCACTGATCAGAAGAACTCCATTCTTTCTCAAGTATTAGTTCAAGAAGCAAGAGCTAGAT taaaCACCATAGCTGTTACTAAACCAGATAAAGCAAGAGCTGTAGAAGGCATGTTGATACAAATGGCCAGATCTGGACAGATATCTCCTGCTAATAAG TTGAAAGATGACCAGTTAAAACAGTTGTTGACAGAAGTGAGTCAACGAACACAGAAGTGCACAACAGTTAAG TTTAACAGGAGGCGTGtggacagtgatgatgatgactactAA